One Oryza brachyantha chromosome 3, ObraRS2, whole genome shotgun sequence DNA segment encodes these proteins:
- the LOC102700697 gene encoding chloride channel protein CLC-f-like, with protein MMAQQSDLEPLPSAADSDSPSTPRRRRVRELLRLSSRGRHQHHHHAAEDGAAASPRGGYPESARGQEDSDELGDGAPPEWALLLVGCLLRLATGVCVAEFNHGVHVIHEWAWAGTLTEGASWLCLHRLADTWHRILLIPVTGGVVVRMMHGLLEIFEQIRQSLSSQSEGIDFMATIFPTVKAIQATITLGTGCSLGPEGPSVDIGKSCANGYAEMMEDNREREITRSWISCWDCFRF; from the exons ATGATGGCGCAACAGAGCGACCTGGAGCCgctgccgtcggcggcggactcggactcgccGTCGACCCCTAGGAGGAGACGGGTGCGCGAGCTGCTGCGGCTGTCCAGCCGGGGGCGgcaccagcaccaccaccacgcggcggaggacggtgCGGCGGCGTCACCCAGAGGTGGGTATCCCGAGTCGGCGAGGGGGCAGGAGGACAGCGATGAGCTCGGGGACGGGGCGCCGCCCGAGTGGGCGCTGCTGCTCGTCGGGTGCCTGCTTAGACTCGCCACTGGCGTCTGCGTCGCCGAGTTTAATCACGGG GTGCACGTCATACATGAATGGGCATGGGCAGGCACTCTCACAGAGGGAGCTTCTTGGCTTTGCCTCCATAGACTTGCTGATACATGGCATCGGATATTATTAATTCCAGTGACCGGTGGAGTTGTTGTTCGTATGATGCACGGATTACTGGAGATATTTGAGCAGATAAGGCAGTCATTATCATCTCAAAGCGAAGGCATTGATTTCATGGCTACGATCTTTCCTACAGTCAAAGCAATACAAGCTACAATTACTCTAGGGACAGGATGTTCACTGGGGCCAGAAGGGCCAAGTGTTGATATTGGTAAATCTTGTGCAAATGGGTATGCTGAAATGATGGAGGACAATAGGGAACGGGAAATTACTCGCAGCTGGATCAGCTGCTGGGATTGCTTCAG GTTTTAA